Proteins encoded together in one bacterium window:
- a CDS encoding putative immunity protein, with translation MIYTTFKLCKAAGACVESYTRFRKHKSGAKWPMTRPFPLTEVLDVLGLGDTLWCLRCATDQPAANKLARLFSADCAERALPNFERQCPGDTRVRDCIAVVRRYANGQATAEELQAAGAAAGAAAGAAARDAARDAARDAGAAARDAAWAAGAAAWAAAWGAAGAAAAAAGAAGGAAGDAAGAAAGAAA, from the coding sequence ATGATCTACACCACGTTTAAACTATGTAAGGCGGCGGGGGCCTGCGTTGAATCCTACACCAGGTTCCGCAAGCACAAGAGTGGCGCAAAGTGGCCGATGACCCGGCCGTTCCCTCTCACCGAGGTTCTCGACGTTCTCGGTCTGGGCGACACGCTATGGTGCCTGCGCTGTGCCACCGACCAGCCCGCCGCCAACAAACTAGCGCGGCTGTTCTCCGCCGACTGCGCGGAGAGGGCGTTGCCCAATTTCGAGAGGCAGTGCCCCGGCGACACGAGAGTGCGGGACTGTATCGCCGTGGTGAGGCGCTACGCCAACGGGCAGGCCACAGCAGAGGAGCTGCAAGCCGCAGGGGCCGCCGCAGGGGCCGCAGCAGGGGCCGCCGCAAGGGACGCCGCAAGGGACGCCGCAAGGGACGCAGGGGCCGCCGCAAGGGACGCCGCATGGGCCGCAGGGGCCGCCGCATGGGCCGCCGCATGGGGCGCCGCAGGGGCCGCCGCGGCGGCCGCGGGGGCCGCGGGGGGCGCCGCGGGGGACGCCGCAGGGGCCGCCGCAGGGGCCGCCGCGG